CAGAAGCATTCTGCTAGTAAATGCTGACGGGCGTCGCCATGGTGCCGGGTGCTGGTAGCGTAGAACCCCGTCCCTGGACCCCCCAGCCCCGTCTGAAGAGGACGCACCGCCTGTGGACTCCAgtcacatcacctgtgctgctcagaaCCCTGATTCTGGTTCACCTGCCCTGCTTGTGTCCTGGCCCTCCTCTGATTGATCTGATTACCTGATTGATCTGGTTATCTGATTGATCTGATTATCTGATTGATCTGATTACCTGATTGATCTGATTACCTGATTGATCTGATTATCTGATTGATCTGATTACCTGATTGATCTGATTACCTGGCGTGCCTCCTGGAGTCATGAAAGTTACTTTGAGGactcccttctcctgtcgtgcttttgggttctcccgGTCTGTGACCTGACACCGTCTCACCTGACgacaggtgagaggcggcgTACACCCAGGATGAGACGCCACACCCCCTCCTATCAATGgatgatgacacacacaccaccaatcAATAATGTATCGGCACGATCACATGACATCAGGTGTCCCTGGTCGCCTCCTCCCGTCACCACATCCTGCTGGTCTGCAGACGCGACCCAGACATCTCCTCAGGTGAGTCTACCTGTCTGCTCAGGTGAGTCTGTTCAAGCCTTTTTATTGGTTAACGCCGCAGGTAGGTACCCAACCTGTTCACCGGGCGTTGGCTCAGGTACACATTCACATTTGAGCCGTGAAAATAGGTCGTCGGTCGTCATGAATGTTTCAGACGCTCTCGCTCCAGTGAGTCACAGCAGCTGATCCCATCGTCACCTGGACAGGTACACCTGCCTGATGCTCACCTGTAACTCAGCAGTCGGCTGCTTCTGGGTCTGTTTGAAAGCCGAGTAGAGCGTAATCTGTAGGCTCAGCCTCCAGCGCCCGAGTACTGAGCGAGGTACTTTTACTTCATAGTAATATGCTGACGTCATGTTACTGCTGAAGTACATTTAGTCTGGTTGTGTACTTCATTCCTTTGAGGAGGTACATGCTCTAATACTTCACCGCTGTCGTCTTTAGTTACTAATGTTTCCTGACGGCGCTTTAAATGGCCCAGAGGACTTTTACTTGCCACAGTATTTTTATTGCAGTACTTGTACTCTCATTTGCAGTTTGATCGCCAGGATGGACTGACCGAGGAACGGTAGTCGCATCAAACGCACCGCGATGGCGGCGTGGCTGGGCCGCATGTCTCTGACCAACACCTGGTCCCGCCTCCTCCGGACCAAGCCGGTGGGCGCCATGGCTCACGACCTCGATGACCTCACCGAGCTCCAGGAGGGGTCGGCGGCTGGACTCGCCAAGGTCCTGACCACCGTGGACCTGGTGTCGCTCGGCGTGGGCAGCTGTGTTGGCACGGGGATGTACGTAGTGGCTGGATTGGTTGCCAAGGCGATGGCTGGGCCGGGGGTCATCCTGTCCTTCGTCATTGCGGCGGCGGCCTCCGTCCTGTCAGGTGAGACGGACCCGTCGGGCCCCCGGTGGTGGAGCCCGTGCTGGTGCTAGGCGTGTGTGTGCTCCTTGTTCCTAGGCGTGTGTTACGCAGAGTTTGGCGTCCGTGTCCCCAAGACCGCTGGCTCCGCCTACACCTACAGCTACGTGACGGTTGGGGAGTTCGTGGCATTTTTCATTGGCTGGAATCTGATCTTGGAGTATCTGATTGGCACAGCAGCGGGGGCGTCGGCTCTCAGCAGCGTGTTCGACTCTCTAGCCAATCACAGCATCAGTAGCTCCGTGATGACCCACCTGGGCACGCTGCGCGGACTCGGTTAGTACCTCCGGGGCGTGGTTATCGCCATGGTGATGCAAACGCACCCTTCCTCCTGCGCCTCAGGTCAGGGTGAGGACACGCCCCCGgacctgctcgccctcttcgtCGCCTTGCTGGTCACCCTGATCGTGGGGCTCGGCGTGCAGAACTCCGTGAGCGTGAACCACGTCCTCAACGGGGTCAACCTGGCGGTCTGGGTCTTCACCGTCCTCGCCggactcttcttcctctctgccagcaactgggagggggggcggtTCCTGCCCTACGGCTGGTCGGGGGTGAGCTCGGACCGCCCCCTTTAACCCGCTGTTGGCAGCGATTGGGCAGAGGTAACAGGTGTGTTGTGTCAGGTGATGAAAGGGGCGGCGACTTGCTTCTACGCCTTCATCGGCTTCGACATCATTGCGACAACGGGAGAGGAGGCCAGAAACCCGAACGCGTCCATCCCGTACGCCGTCACCGCCTCGCTGGTCACCTGCCTCGCCGCCTACCTGTCGGTCCGTCCCAGGGTCTGAGCGCGTCCCGAGTCTTCCGGCGCCCCTTTGATCCCGTCCCACCTGTCGTCCCGTCCAGGTGAGCGTGATCCTGACTCTCATGGTTCCCTCCGGTCTCATCGACGGCTCGGCGCCGCTCCTGGAGATGTTCGCCGTTCACGGCTTCCTGTGGGGGCGGTACGTCGTGGCCGTGGGCGCCGTGGCCGGGCTGACCGCCTCCCTGTTGGGCTCTCTGTTCCCCATGCCCAGAGTCATCTACGCCATGGCGCAGGACGGCCTGCTCTTCAGGTGAGAGGGCGGGGCATACAGGTAGGTGTTTGGAGGGCTCTGATCTAACGGCGTGCTTGCAGGTTCTTGTCCCACGTCTCGCCGCTCACACGCACCCCCACGGTGGCGTGCGTGGTGTCGGGGGGCTCGGCGGCGCTCCTCGCCCTGCTGGTGAGCCTGCGGGACCTGATCCAGATGATGTCCATCGGCACCCTGCTGGCCTACACGCTGGTGTCCGTGTGCGTCCTGCTGCTGCGCTACCAGCCGGCGGACGGCGTGGACGGCGTGGACGGCGTGGACGGGGAGGAGTCTCACCGCAGcggggcagcagcaggagaggcggGCCGCGCCTCCTTGCTGGGACGGCTTCTGGGAGGTCACTACTCCGCCCTGCGGACGCGGCTGGCGGTCCCCGACGCGTCCGTCCGGCCCACACCGGCCACCGGCGGCACCGTCGCCCGATGCACCGTCCTCTTCTTCGTCAtgtccttcctcctctggtCCACTGTGATATTCGGCGTTGAGCAGGGAACGGGCACCGGGGCGGCGCTCTCGGGCCTCGTGGCCGTGCTGATGGCGGCGTCCATGGCGAAGCTGCTGATTGTGATCCTGCAGCAGCCGGAGAGTGGGCGGAGACTCCCCTACATGGCACCCTGTGTCCCCTTTGTCCCCATGGCAGCCATACTGGTCAACAGCTACCTGATGCTCAAACTGTCTCCACTCACCTGGATCAGGTTCACCGTCTGGTGCTTCATAGGTAAGATCTGTTCCAGATGGGGCGGGGCCAGGATCAAACAGATGTTGAACTTTCTGAGGTTCAGAACAAACAGTCCTGTTTggcaggtgatgaagaggaggtggcTAACCTTCCTCTGATCTTTGGCTCCTCCTCAGGTCTCCTGATCTACAGCTTCTACGGCGTTTGGAACAGCACGCTGGAGCGGAACGCCTGCGAGCAGCAGGCCTACGACGCCCACCtggaccgggaccaggaccaggaccaggaccaggaccagagaCCCTACCAGGGCTGGTCTGCCCCGAAGGAGGCCGGATACCAGTCAGCTCCAGGAGGACCGGGGGCGAGCAGCCAGGGCTTTGATGAAGAGCTGGGCTGACGGCTGGGACAgctgttgctatagcaacatcAATCCGGTGTGACGCGTCGCTGTCTCTCGTTAGTTTTACTGTGTGAACCTGAACTGAATAATAAACTTCGCTTTGAGTGAATGcagcttttattattttcacaCAGCGTGTTAAAGTCCTTACATCGAGCTAGAACAGGTAAGCAGGTGTGGTTAAATGACAGCAGGTACCAAAACAAATGCTATGCTAACAGGAAATGCTAACCCACCACAGCAGGAAGAATGTGGATAAAGTCaggtgctgtgatgtcatcaatgcTAACTGGAGCTAGCTGCATGCGTAGCCTATTGCCAATAAGAAAGCTCAAGATTGTGACACATTTTTACACCTgcggaccctcctcttcctcctccgtctcaTCAGAGTATATGTGACTCACAGCAGCCAATAGCAGGAGGAGCACGCTGACGCAAAGTCATGTGACTCCTAATGGtggaagtgatgtcatgaaTTACGTAATGTTGTTTTAATTaggtgggcggagcttctgcaccacctgctggacatCTGAACAAGAATAAGGATAACCAACCATTTCATCTGACATTTAATTCAACCCTGATCCTTAACCCCTGACCCCTAACCCTTAATTCTTAACCTCTAACCCTGATCCTAACCTCTGATCCCTGACACTAACCCTTAACCCCTAACCTCTAACCCGTGACCCTAACCCCTGCCTCAGATGAAGTTTCTGACTCCAGGGGCGAGTCTGAGAACGTCCTCAGACTCGAGCACTCTTGGCATGGTTGGCGGGGGGGTCCCGGGTCACGGACCGGCCCCTGGAGTAGAAGAAGCTGCTCTCCCGTCTGAGGACTCCGGGgtcgttgccatggcagcacaAGATCAGGAACCCGCCGAGCAGGCAGAGCGCCGAGCCGACCCAGCCGGCGTAGAGCGAGAAGCCGAACGCCATCAGGCCCTCGGCCCGGTGGGTCCCGATGGGGAACCAGATGGTGGACGCCATGCTGcacacagctggggggggggggggggggtcacatgactCGACATTCATTCCATGACTTGAGACTCGACTTGGACTTTAACAATGACTCGGCACTTGACTTGGACTCGAAGAGACTTTCACCAAAACACAAAGATTAAAATGTATGTTAATAATGAacgctctgtctctgtgtgtgtgtgtgcgcgcgtgcgcgcgAGAGAGAGCTGGCACAGCATCCAATCAAATTAGATCACGTTGTTTTGATCCGACAGCATCCAATCAAATTGCAGAACACCCAGTGACGTCGTCGCGCTGACCAAAGCGCCGGTTTACAAAACCGAAGATTGTGTCTTTGGGACAGAAAACGAGTTTCCGTGTGCGAAACAAGCGGGAAGAGGATCAAAGGCGGACAGACAACCACTTCCGGCTTCGACCGACCGCTAACGGTAGCTTATCGGCTAAGTAGCTTTGCTAGCTGCGTAGCTAATGAGGCTAAACACGGTAAGCCGGTGCGTCCCCTGCGGGTTCACTGCCCGACTGCTACTTTGACCCGAAAAGGTCGACAGAGGCGGCTTAAAGCGTCTTAAAGCGGCTTAAAGCGGCTTAAAGCGGTTTAAAGCGTCTTGAAGCGGTTTAAAGCGGTTTAAAGCGGTTTAAAGCGGCTTAAAGCGTCTTAAAGCGTCTTAAAGCGGCTTAAAGCAGCTTAAAGCGGTTTAAAGCGGCTTAAAGCGGTTTAAAGCGGCTTAAAGCGGCTTAAAGCGGTTTAAAGCGGCTTAAAGCCGCGGAGGTAACGTAACGTTCACGTTACTGCACGCATTTACCGAGTCCGGGAGGGGATAGGCATGATCGTTGCTTTATAAAGTCCATAAATAGTCACGTGGTGCTTGTTGTACGCGACGGAAATAGGTCagcactttctctctctctcttttactaCGTTATCAAACGTGTTTATTCTGTAAACAAATAGTCTAAAAGGAAGAATATGAGTTAAATGGACTGGTACTGCTTCAGTACTGTGTAAAGTTCAATGTTAAACTGTTTGGcttgataaataaatagattttaaaagcATACATGgtctgtttaaatgtaatatattattaCTCTGTCGTTAAAATGACCCAAAAGGACTTGAAACTCAAAGTGTTGGACTTGCGACTTGACTCGGGACTCGAGGGCAAAGACTTGAGACTTACTCGTGACTTGCGAAGcaatgacttcctcccacctctggaAGGTACGGAACCCAAACTCTAGACCCTGGTCCTCAAGAAGGAACGGTACCCAAACTCTAGACCCTGGTCCTCAAGAAGGTACGGAACCCAAAACTCTAGACCCTGGTCCTCTGGAAGGTACGGAACCCAAGCTCTAGGCCCCGGTCCTCAAGAAGGAACGGAACCCAAGCTCTAGGCCCCGGTCCTCAAGAAGGAACGGAACCCAAACTCTAGACCCTGGTCCTCAAGAAGGTACGGAACCCAAAACTCTAGACCCTGGTCCTCAAGAAGGTTTGGAACCCAAACTCTAGACCCTGGTCCTCAAGAAGGTACGGAACCCAAAACTCTAGACCCTGGTCCTCAAGAAGGTACGGAACCCAAACTCTAGACCCTGGTCCTCAAGAAGGTACGGAACCCAAACTCTAGACCCTGGTCCTCAAGAAGGTACGGTACCCAAGCTCTAGGCCCTGGTCCTCAAGAAGGAACGGTACCCAAGCTCTAGACCCTGGTCCTCAAGAAGGAACGGAACCCAAACTCTAGACCCTGGTCCTCAAGAAGGTACGGAACCCAAGCTCTAGGCCCTGGTCCTCAAGAAGGAACGGAACCCAAACTCTAGACCCTGGTCCTCAAGAAGGAACGGAACCCAAACTCTAGACCCTGGTCCTCAAGGTACATTTCACAATTTTATTCCTAAAACTACATTCCTAAATTCTAATCTCAAAATATTCCCCAAACTTTTGTCAATCAAAACTTTTTGCAGTGTGTTagctttttgtttgcatttcatttttcagacggcggggggggggggggggggcagcaggtctCCTCACCCATGACGAGGAACAGGACGCCCCCCAGCCGGGCGCGGCGCTGCTTCACGGCGGGCGAGTCGCTCTGCAGCCGGATGCAGGCCATCGACATGAGAACCAATAGCATCGCAGGGAGGCCCAGAAGACACGCGGAGACCATCAGAGCACGGGACGCCTGGATgtgagctggggggggcgggaaAACGGACATGCAGCCatgacgacgacaacaacaacaacaacaaactacGAGTGAGATTCTACAAGATGACTTCATAGAGTAAAACATTTCAGCTGCCTTTGTTTGAAGCTACGAGCTCAGTCATGTGATAGAAtacttagcccccccccccctgaccagGTAAGGTGAGGATCTGGTTCAGGGCCACGCAGTGATACAGGGCCGGAGAGATGACGCACTCCGCCCACAGGCCCCTGGAGCCCAGCTCGTCCATACGGATGCAGGTGGACATTGTGTAGTCGCAGGTCCGGACCCAGTCGTTGGTCGCCGTGGCGACGATGATCCCGACC
This DNA window, taken from Brachionichthys hirsutus isolate HB-005 chromosome 14, CSIRO-AGI_Bhir_v1, whole genome shotgun sequence, encodes the following:
- the LOC137903666 gene encoding claudin-11-like, which encodes MALMCRQITGGTASCAGWVGIIVATATNDWVRTCDYTMSTCIRMDELGSRGLWAECVISPALYHCVALNQILTLPAHIQASRALMVSACLLGLPAMLLVLMSMACIRLQSDSPAVKQRRARLGGVLFLVMAVCSMASTIWFPIGTHRAEGLMAFGFSLYAGWVGSALCLLGGFLILCCHGNDPGVLRRESSFFYSRGRSVTRDPPANHAKSARV
- the LOC137903706 gene encoding probable cationic amino acid transporter, which translates into the protein MAAWLGRMSLTNTWSRLLRTKPVGAMAHDLDDLTELQEGSAAGLAKVLTTVDLVSLGVGSCVGTGMYVVAGLVAKAMAGPGVILSFVIAAAASVLSGVCYAEFGVRVPKTAGSAYTYSYVTVGEFVAFFIGWNLILEYLIGTAAGASALSSVFDSLANHSISSSVMTHLGTLRGLGQGEDTPPDLLALFVALLVTLIVGLGVQNSVSVNHVLNGVNLAVWVFTVLAGLFFLSASNWEGGRFLPYGWSGVMKGAATCFYAFIGFDIIATTGEEARNPNASIPYAVTASLVTCLAAYLSVSVILTLMVPSGLIDGSAPLLEMFAVHGFLWGRYVVAVGAVAGLTASLLGSLFPMPRVIYAMAQDGLLFRFLSHVSPLTRTPTVACVVSGGSAALLALLVSLRDLIQMMSIGTLLAYTLVSVCVLLLRYQPADGVDGVDGVDGEESHRSGAAAGEAGRASLLGRLLGGHYSALRTRLAVPDASVRPTPATGGTVARCTVLFFVMSFLLWSTVIFGVEQGTGTGAALSGLVAVLMAASMAKLLIVILQQPESGRRLPYMAPCVPFVPMAAILVNSYLMLKLSPLTWIRFTVWCFIGLLIYSFYGVWNSTLERNACEQQAYDAHLDRDQDQDQDQDQRPYQGWSAPKEAGYQSAPGGPGASSQGFDEELG